From a region of the Trichocoleus desertorum ATA4-8-CV12 genome:
- a CDS encoding PleD family two-component system response regulator has translation MSAISPVLDQRASPLVLVVDDDVFMRLQLRRAMEQEGYQVVEATNGEQGLEDYKRLQPDIVLLDAVMPVMDGFTFCANLQSLSSGDRTPVLMITGLEDEESVAQAFAAGATDYVTKPIHWAVLRQRVKRLIQQSQLYRQLESANQVLQRLASVDGLTQLANRRCFDEHLYQEWQRLTREQAPLSLILGDIDCFKHYNDTYGHQVGDDCLHQVAKTISSCAKRPADLAARYGGEEFALVLPNTESRGGVRVAQNIQFKVKALQLPHKSSQVSDCVTLSLGIATMIPQVDANPSALVTAADKALYQAKAVGRNQYCIYQT, from the coding sequence GTGTCTGCCATAAGCCCAGTCTTAGATCAGCGAGCGTCTCCATTAGTCTTAGTCGTCGATGACGATGTGTTCATGCGTCTACAGCTCCGTCGAGCTATGGAGCAAGAAGGCTATCAGGTCGTAGAGGCCACCAATGGAGAGCAGGGTCTCGAAGACTACAAGCGCCTTCAACCTGATATTGTGCTGCTAGATGCGGTCATGCCTGTAATGGATGGGTTTACCTTCTGTGCCAATCTGCAATCTCTCTCTAGTGGCGATCGCACCCCTGTACTGATGATCACTGGCTTAGAAGATGAAGAATCAGTGGCGCAAGCTTTTGCGGCTGGAGCGACTGACTATGTCACTAAACCAATTCATTGGGCCGTGCTACGCCAAAGAGTCAAACGCCTAATTCAGCAAAGCCAACTCTACCGCCAATTAGAATCAGCCAATCAAGTCCTACAACGCCTAGCCTCTGTAGATGGCCTCACCCAACTTGCAAATCGCCGCTGCTTTGATGAGCACCTTTATCAAGAATGGCAACGCCTGACACGAGAACAAGCCCCTCTGTCTCTGATCCTAGGTGACATTGATTGCTTCAAGCATTACAACGATACCTATGGCCATCAAGTCGGAGATGACTGTCTCCACCAAGTTGCTAAAACTATTAGTAGTTGTGCCAAGCGCCCTGCCGACCTAGCAGCCCGCTACGGCGGTGAAGAATTCGCCTTGGTTTTGCCGAATACAGAGTCGCGGGGCGGGGTCAGAGTCGCTCAAAACATCCAATTCAAAGTCAAAGCTCTGCAACTTCCCCACAAAAGTTCTCAGGTTAGTGATTGTGTCACTTTGAGCCTGGGCATTGCCACGATGATTCCCCAGGTTGATGCAAATCCCTCTGCCTTAGTAACCGCTGCGGATAAAGCTCTATATCAAGCTAAGGCCGTAGGGCGCAATCAGTACTGTATTTATCAAACTTAA
- a CDS encoding response regulator yields MNSTTVDTAIEPTQLRILLAEDHLVNQKVALLLLKQLGYRADVARNGLEVLEALHRQAYDVILMDIQMPQMDGLETARCISQEWPPNRRPWIIAVTANGMPGDREMCLEAGMDDYISKPIRIEELSKALLRGQPKWGDRLIQPNTDPVAVDSQVIQAFRNMVGEDASGIFVELINSYLQETPKVIQAMQTALTQDDVALLCLSAHTLKSSSATLGASNLAGLCKDLEICCREAAPMSLTAKVALVEVEFTRVKTALEVEQKRCLP; encoded by the coding sequence ATGAATTCAACCACAGTAGATACTGCAATAGAACCAACTCAATTGCGGATCTTGCTAGCTGAAGACCACCTAGTAAACCAAAAAGTCGCATTGTTGCTGCTGAAGCAATTAGGCTACCGGGCTGACGTAGCGAGAAATGGCCTAGAAGTGTTAGAGGCTCTGCATCGTCAGGCTTATGATGTGATTCTCATGGACATCCAAATGCCACAAATGGATGGATTAGAAACAGCTCGTTGCATTAGTCAGGAATGGCCACCAAACCGACGTCCTTGGATTATTGCCGTGACTGCCAATGGCATGCCGGGCGATCGTGAGATGTGTCTGGAAGCGGGAATGGACGATTACATCAGCAAGCCGATCAGAATCGAGGAGTTGTCTAAAGCTTTGCTCAGGGGGCAGCCAAAGTGGGGCGATCGCTTAATACAGCCCAATACTGACCCAGTAGCGGTTGATTCGCAAGTCATACAAGCTTTCCGAAATATGGTGGGTGAAGACGCGAGTGGCATTTTCGTAGAACTGATCAATAGTTATCTCCAAGAAACTCCCAAAGTGATTCAGGCAATGCAAACCGCGCTAACCCAAGATGATGTAGCTTTACTGTGCTTGTCAGCTCATACTCTAAAGTCAAGTAGCGCTACCTTAGGAGCCAGTAACTTAGCTGGATTGTGTAAAGACCTAGAGATCTGCTGTCGGGAAGCCGCCCCCATGAGCTTGACGGCAAAAGTCGCTTTAGTGGAGGTAGAGTTCACCAGGGTTAAAACAGCCTTAGAAGTGGAGCAAAAACGGTGTCTGCCATAA
- a CDS encoding MFS transporter, translating into MLPVTPPPSESGFRSLMKNRAFLVLWTGQVLSQVADKVFFVLLITLLVDYKPLPGFENSMRSLLMIAVTIPAILFGSAAGIFVDRFPKRQILSGGNLFRGLLTLAIPILPKAFSLLLLIAFLESVLTQFFAPAEQAAIPLLVEREGLMTANALFTTTMLGSLIIGFAVGEPLLSFANLAGNFGQEIMVGGLYILAAVILWLMPIKEKAVAAHLVAVHPWHDFKAGLRYLQKNRLVSNAMLQLTILYSVFAALTVLAINLVEDIGLKPNQFGILLAAAGIGMVLGAGVLGHWGDRFHHKPLPLIGFLCMAFALSMFTFTTNLWVGLGLSAFLGIGASLIGVPMQTLIQQQTPESMRGKVFGFQNNVVNIALSLPLAIAGPLTDAIGLRAVLLSMSILVSMVGIWAWQNTRRVLQDVI; encoded by the coding sequence ATGCTCCCAGTTACCCCACCCCCTTCTGAAAGTGGATTTCGCAGCTTGATGAAGAATCGAGCCTTTTTAGTGTTGTGGACGGGGCAGGTACTTTCACAAGTCGCTGATAAAGTTTTCTTCGTACTACTGATTACCTTGCTGGTAGATTACAAGCCGCTGCCAGGATTTGAAAACTCCATGCGATCGCTGTTGATGATCGCAGTTACCATACCCGCCATTTTATTTGGCTCCGCAGCAGGCATTTTTGTCGATCGCTTTCCCAAAAGACAAATTTTGAGTGGCGGCAACCTTTTTCGGGGGTTACTCACCCTAGCGATTCCGATTTTGCCCAAAGCTTTTTCGCTCTTGCTCCTGATTGCATTTTTGGAATCAGTGCTGACTCAGTTTTTTGCTCCCGCAGAACAGGCAGCGATTCCGCTTCTGGTGGAGCGCGAAGGGTTAATGACAGCGAACGCCCTATTCACAACTACGATGCTGGGGTCTTTGATTATTGGGTTTGCGGTAGGGGAGCCGTTATTGAGCTTTGCCAACCTAGCAGGTAACTTCGGCCAAGAAATCATGGTAGGCGGTTTATATATTTTGGCCGCAGTAATTTTGTGGCTGATGCCCATCAAGGAGAAGGCTGTCGCTGCTCACTTGGTAGCGGTTCATCCTTGGCACGATTTCAAAGCAGGCTTACGGTATCTCCAGAAAAATCGCCTAGTGAGTAATGCCATGTTGCAACTCACCATTTTGTATTCTGTCTTTGCAGCGCTGACGGTTCTTGCGATCAACTTAGTGGAAGATATTGGTCTCAAACCGAATCAATTTGGGATTTTGTTGGCCGCCGCCGGAATTGGTATGGTGCTGGGTGCGGGTGTGCTGGGTCACTGGGGCGATCGCTTTCATCACAAACCGCTGCCGCTGATTGGCTTTTTGTGCATGGCTTTTGCTCTGAGCATGTTTACGTTTACTACCAATCTTTGGGTCGGTTTGGGTTTAAGTGCTTTCTTAGGGATTGGGGCCTCGCTGATTGGGGTGCCGATGCAAACCCTGATCCAACAACAAACGCCAGAATCTATGCGAGGCAAGGTGTTTGGCTTTCAGAATAATGTGGTCAATATTGCGCTTAGCTTGCCATTGGCGATCGCAGGTCCGCTTACCGATGCGATTGGTTTACGGGCGGTGCTGCTAAGCATGAGCATTTTAGTTAGTATGGTAGGAATTTGGGCTTGGCAAAATACCCGCCGAGTTTTGCAAGACGTGATCTAA
- the ilvB gene encoding biosynthetic-type acetolactate synthase large subunit — protein MQLQSVSVAVKRASGAFALIDSLKRHGVKHIFGYPGGAILPIYDELYRAVEAGGIQHILVRHEQGAAHAADGYARATGEVGVCFATSGPGATNLVTGIATAHMDSIPLVVVTGQVARSAIGSDAFQETDIWGITLPIVKHSYVVRDPRDMARITAEAFYVASSGRPGPVLIDVPKDVALEEFDYRPVDPGSIKLAGYRPTVRGNPRQVVQALKLIREARQPLLYIGGGAIAAGAHAEIQELAERFQIPVTTTLMGKGSFEESHPLALGMLGMHGTAYANFSVTECDLLIAVGARFDDRVTGKLDEFASRAKVIHIDIDPAEVGKNRAPQVPIVGDVRQVLVDLLQRSNEDGDARYSTQTQAWLERINRWREDYPLVVPQYPDSLAPQEVIVELSRQAPSAYYTTDVGQHQMWAAQFLKNGPRRWISSAGLGTMGFGLPAAMGAKVALPDEQVICISGDASFQMNLQELATLAQYGINVKTIILNNGWQGMVRQWQEAFYGERYSSSNMEVGMPDFVKLADAFGVKGMVIHSREELQGAIAEMLAHNGPVLVDARVKRDENCYPMVVPGKSNAQMIGLPERDKLEKAAELVYCNSCGAKNISSNNFCPECGTKL, from the coding sequence GTGCAGTTGCAGAGTGTAAGTGTAGCGGTCAAGCGTGCGTCTGGTGCTTTCGCATTAATTGATAGTTTGAAACGTCACGGCGTCAAACATATTTTTGGTTATCCCGGTGGCGCGATTCTGCCAATTTATGATGAGCTATACCGCGCGGTAGAAGCTGGCGGCATTCAACACATTCTGGTCAGGCATGAACAGGGGGCAGCTCATGCAGCTGATGGTTATGCCAGGGCGACAGGTGAAGTGGGCGTTTGTTTTGCCACCTCTGGCCCCGGTGCCACTAATTTGGTGACGGGCATCGCTACGGCCCATATGGACTCAATTCCCTTGGTCGTGGTCACTGGGCAAGTCGCTCGCTCCGCGATTGGTAGTGATGCTTTCCAAGAAACCGACATTTGGGGGATTACGCTGCCGATTGTTAAGCATTCCTATGTAGTGCGCGACCCCAGAGACATGGCTCGGATCACAGCAGAAGCGTTTTATGTCGCTAGCTCTGGTCGTCCTGGCCCAGTTTTGATTGACGTGCCCAAAGATGTGGCGCTAGAAGAATTCGACTATAGGCCTGTTGATCCTGGCAGCATTAAGCTAGCAGGCTATCGACCCACGGTTAGGGGCAACCCCCGTCAGGTGGTTCAAGCACTCAAGCTGATTCGAGAAGCGCGGCAACCCTTGCTCTACATTGGGGGAGGCGCGATCGCGGCTGGTGCCCATGCCGAAATCCAAGAGCTAGCAGAGCGCTTCCAAATCCCCGTGACTACCACGCTCATGGGTAAAGGCTCGTTTGAAGAGTCTCATCCTCTGGCCCTAGGGATGCTGGGTATGCACGGCACTGCCTATGCCAACTTTTCTGTAACTGAATGTGATTTGCTGATTGCAGTCGGGGCTAGATTTGATGACCGCGTGACTGGCAAGTTAGACGAGTTCGCTTCTCGTGCTAAAGTCATTCACATCGATATTGATCCCGCTGAAGTTGGTAAGAACCGAGCGCCCCAAGTTCCCATCGTGGGTGATGTACGGCAAGTTTTGGTGGACTTGTTGCAACGCAGCAATGAAGATGGAGATGCTCGTTATTCTACGCAAACTCAAGCTTGGCTAGAGCGGATTAATCGCTGGCGAGAAGATTACCCACTCGTCGTTCCTCAATATCCTGACAGCTTGGCTCCTCAAGAGGTCATTGTAGAACTTAGTCGTCAAGCCCCCAGCGCTTACTACACCACAGATGTGGGACAGCACCAGATGTGGGCGGCGCAGTTTCTTAAGAACGGCCCCCGTCGTTGGATTTCTAGTGCTGGCTTGGGAACGATGGGTTTTGGCTTGCCTGCGGCGATGGGAGCTAAGGTGGCTTTACCAGATGAGCAGGTGATTTGTATCAGCGGTGATGCTAGCTTCCAAATGAATCTCCAAGAGCTAGCGACCCTGGCTCAATATGGCATCAATGTTAAAACCATCATCCTCAACAATGGTTGGCAGGGTATGGTGCGGCAATGGCAGGAAGCCTTCTATGGCGAACGCTACTCTTCTTCCAACATGGAAGTTGGCATGCCTGATTTTGTGAAGCTGGCGGATGCTTTTGGAGTCAAAGGGATGGTGATCCATTCACGCGAGGAGTTGCAGGGCGCGATCGCAGAGATGTTGGCGCATAACGGCCCCGTTCTAGTAGATGCGCGGGTGAAGCGAGATGAGAACTGCTACCCGATGGTCGTTCCTGGTAAGAGCAATGCTCAAATGATTGGGCTACCAGAGCGGGACAAACTAGAAAAAGCAGCTGAGCTGGTTTACTGTAATAGCTGCGGTGCTAAAAACATTTCTAGCAATAACTTCTGCCCAGAGTGTGGCACCAAGCTGTAA